Proteins encoded by one window of Chondromyces crocatus:
- a CDS encoding FtsK/SpoIIIE family DNA translocase, protein MNFPLFAPRRAEPAAAPGAKGASAPVGTGTPRSAVARRAATASPAGSRGHSYAREASALVLLTSALYCVLAFASFRADPMRPEIAGEDWVGPVGASLAGWTVGALGTVAWFLPLELALLAAPLVGGRRWLDGHRRTDEGAVSATVSRLGGDVVVAVVLAAIGHVAFPDKQVFGAMPLGGAVGELFGEILRGLFSSVGSYIIGLTVVALILIGRATFSFIQLVQRIEHLVGLVVAKIVTWARSLLGAWTAAREIERREADEDTRAPRIERHSTPDAIIAALSDEDEPSLSSSTPIAVAAEEPPVSWAEQSPLQRSAPSEVSSPKPKRPRRTRGSGQESAEEAASATTGTLAMPDGDRLESHDPPESTPAIGTMPSAKAIHEGDRRPADTGPKITTTPAMLPFTSSDPMDEDVADAASQPRPMTPQDDDVPTPSPILAVRTSDLIPSAPQKGKSKERRPRNGRHDTTPSEKTRPLASANGDPSHEEQDPFDVDAEDTPPSSRAQESLPMLPLADHAPASSTSLDDASCSVAWSDEPSLDEEEPPAGSAHPTQAEKVRDLEAPKGRRPLVEKVSAASVERTQRYSPAASHGPEDAATDDAVTEAEGSAPQAVRSPGSPRTPEALQIIDTRQALQPEKAERVKVIPSARKGFALPATDMLESAQGGRMQIDEEQLKAMAQLLEKTLADYGVSGKVEEIHPGPTVTTFEVSPAPGTKVSKVAGLADDLALGLSRKVRIVAPIPGKNRIGFEIPNEQRLPVNLRELVEDRRFVEMKSPLPCVLGRDIIGTPYFADLASMPHVIVAGATGAGKSVGLNVMLVSLLFRKTPEDLRLLMIDPKVVELAPFDRIPHMLLPVVTDMKQAATALKWAVDEMERRYQLFANAGTKNITTYNGWVERVRRGEAKPPRAPARVTAVAPDGTDVEVDAARDGSDVTLPEKLPFIVIVVDEFADLMMQQGKDVEASVARLAQKARAAGMHVILATQRPSVDVITGMIKANFPTRVAFRVAQKVDSRTILDEQGAEHLLGRGDMLIKMNGANETRRVQCPFCSEEEVQRITDFLRSQGEPVYDEAILAPRDEDGAEADATDLENDAMYDAAVRIVADTRRCSTSWIQRKLGIGYNRAAKLVEAMEKRGLVGPANGAKDREVLISPV, encoded by the coding sequence ATGAACTTTCCTCTCTTCGCTCCGCGGCGGGCCGAGCCCGCTGCCGCGCCCGGTGCGAAAGGCGCATCGGCGCCCGTCGGCACTGGGACCCCCCGGAGTGCTGTCGCACGCCGCGCGGCCACGGCGTCCCCTGCGGGTTCCCGTGGTCACAGCTACGCTCGGGAGGCGAGCGCCCTGGTGCTGCTCACCTCCGCTCTCTACTGCGTCCTCGCGTTCGCGTCGTTCCGTGCGGACCCGATGCGCCCGGAGATCGCAGGTGAGGACTGGGTCGGACCGGTGGGCGCCTCACTGGCGGGGTGGACCGTGGGTGCACTCGGCACGGTCGCGTGGTTCCTCCCCCTGGAGCTGGCGTTGCTCGCTGCCCCCTTGGTCGGGGGTCGACGCTGGCTCGATGGTCATCGACGGACCGACGAAGGCGCCGTCAGCGCAACCGTCTCGCGGTTGGGTGGCGACGTGGTGGTGGCCGTCGTCCTCGCCGCGATCGGGCACGTCGCCTTCCCCGACAAGCAGGTGTTCGGCGCGATGCCACTCGGAGGAGCGGTCGGAGAACTGTTCGGCGAAATCCTGCGCGGTCTCTTCTCCAGCGTGGGGTCGTACATCATCGGACTCACGGTCGTCGCCCTGATCCTGATCGGTCGTGCGACCTTCTCATTCATCCAGCTGGTCCAGCGCATCGAGCACCTGGTGGGGCTCGTGGTCGCCAAGATCGTGACCTGGGCACGATCACTGCTCGGTGCATGGACAGCCGCGCGCGAGATCGAGCGACGCGAGGCGGATGAAGACACGAGGGCGCCTCGGATCGAGCGCCACTCGACGCCGGATGCAATCATCGCGGCTCTCTCGGACGAGGACGAGCCTTCCCTCTCCAGCAGCACGCCCATCGCGGTCGCCGCAGAGGAGCCTCCGGTTTCATGGGCAGAGCAGTCCCCCCTGCAGCGCAGTGCACCGAGTGAGGTCAGCTCCCCCAAGCCCAAGCGCCCCCGGCGTACCCGAGGCTCCGGGCAGGAGTCCGCCGAAGAAGCGGCGTCCGCCACCACCGGGACCCTCGCCATGCCCGACGGGGATCGCCTCGAGAGTCACGATCCTCCAGAGAGTACCCCGGCGATCGGGACGATGCCTTCAGCGAAAGCCATCCACGAGGGCGACCGTCGTCCAGCCGATACGGGGCCGAAGATCACCACGACCCCCGCCATGCTGCCGTTCACCTCATCCGACCCAATGGATGAGGATGTTGCCGACGCAGCGAGCCAGCCTCGACCGATGACACCCCAGGACGACGACGTCCCTACCCCCTCACCGATCCTGGCTGTCCGCACTTCTGACCTGATCCCTTCCGCGCCCCAGAAAGGGAAGAGCAAGGAACGACGCCCTCGGAACGGTCGGCACGACACCACTCCCTCCGAGAAGACGCGACCGCTCGCGAGCGCGAACGGTGACCCGTCGCACGAGGAGCAAGACCCCTTCGACGTTGATGCGGAGGACACTCCGCCCTCCTCGCGGGCTCAGGAGTCTCTCCCGATGTTGCCGCTGGCCGACCACGCGCCAGCGTCCAGCACGTCTCTCGACGACGCGTCCTGCAGTGTTGCGTGGAGCGACGAGCCATCGCTCGACGAAGAAGAGCCCCCTGCAGGCTCAGCGCACCCCACTCAGGCAGAGAAAGTACGAGACTTGGAGGCCCCCAAGGGGCGGCGACCGCTCGTCGAGAAGGTGTCTGCGGCTTCCGTCGAACGGACGCAGCGATACAGCCCGGCCGCATCGCATGGTCCCGAAGACGCGGCGACCGACGACGCGGTGACCGAGGCCGAGGGGAGCGCTCCGCAGGCTGTCAGATCTCCCGGGAGCCCCCGTACTCCCGAGGCTCTTCAGATCATCGACACCCGCCAGGCACTTCAGCCCGAAAAAGCAGAGCGGGTGAAGGTCATCCCTTCTGCGCGAAAGGGCTTCGCCCTCCCGGCCACCGACATGCTGGAGAGCGCTCAGGGCGGTCGGATGCAGATCGACGAGGAGCAGCTCAAGGCGATGGCGCAGCTCCTCGAGAAGACGCTCGCGGACTACGGGGTGAGCGGCAAGGTCGAGGAGATCCATCCTGGGCCCACCGTCACGACGTTCGAGGTGTCACCAGCGCCAGGCACGAAGGTGTCCAAGGTGGCTGGCCTCGCTGATGATCTCGCCCTCGGCTTGTCTCGCAAGGTTCGTATCGTCGCCCCCATTCCAGGGAAGAATCGGATCGGGTTCGAGATTCCCAACGAGCAGCGACTCCCCGTCAACCTGCGCGAGCTGGTGGAGGATCGCCGGTTCGTGGAGATGAAGTCGCCGCTCCCCTGCGTCCTCGGGCGGGACATCATCGGGACGCCCTACTTCGCGGATCTCGCGTCGATGCCTCACGTGATCGTCGCTGGCGCGACCGGCGCCGGGAAGAGCGTGGGCCTCAACGTGATGCTGGTGAGCTTGCTCTTTCGCAAGACACCCGAGGACCTGCGCCTCTTGATGATCGATCCCAAGGTGGTGGAGCTCGCGCCCTTCGATCGGATCCCCCACATGCTTCTGCCCGTGGTGACGGATATGAAGCAGGCGGCCACCGCCCTCAAGTGGGCCGTGGACGAGATGGAACGTCGCTACCAGCTCTTCGCCAACGCGGGGACGAAGAACATCACGACCTACAACGGCTGGGTCGAGCGTGTACGCCGAGGTGAAGCCAAGCCTCCCAGAGCGCCAGCCCGTGTAACGGCCGTAGCCCCGGATGGGACCGATGTGGAGGTCGACGCGGCGAGGGATGGCTCGGATGTCACGCTGCCCGAGAAGCTGCCGTTCATCGTCATCGTCGTCGACGAATTCGCGGATCTGATGATGCAGCAAGGGAAAGACGTCGAAGCGAGCGTGGCGCGTCTCGCTCAGAAAGCGCGGGCGGCGGGGATGCACGTGATCCTGGCCACCCAGCGTCCGAGCGTCGACGTGATCACCGGGATGATCAAGGCGAACTTCCCGACACGGGTCGCCTTCCGCGTCGCCCAGAAGGTGGACAGCAGGACCATCCTCGATGAGCAAGGGGCAGAGCACCTGCTCGGTCGCGGCGACATGCTGATCAAGATGAACGGCGCCAACGAAACGCGACGCGTGCAATGTCCGTTTTGCTCCGAGGAGGAGGTCCAGCGCATCACGGACTTCCTGCGCTCTCAGGGAGAGCCCGTCTACGACGAGGCGATCCTGGCGCCTCGTGACGAGGATGGCGCCGAGGCTGATGCGACCGACCTGGAGAACGACGCGATGTACGACGCAGCCGTCCGCATCGTCGCCGACACGCGCCGCTGCTCCACCTCATGGATCCAGCGAAAGCTCGGGATCGGCTACAACCGTGCTGCCAAGCTGGTGGAAGCCATGGAAAAGCGTGGGTTGGTGGGCCCCGCCAATGGCGCCAAGGATCGAGAGGTCCTCATATCTCCAGTGTAG